A stretch of the Halictus rubicundus isolate RS-2024b chromosome 16, iyHalRubi1_principal, whole genome shotgun sequence genome encodes the following:
- the Endos gene encoding endosulfine alpha — protein MSNDQGNELSRTAELSSNDIEKLEEAKLMAKFPNTGRPINGHSAFLQKRLAKGQKYFDSGDYQMAKQKYTAKPKPAGVLPTGDAIPTPETVPQRKTSIIQQKFNTSSTS, from the exons ATGAGCAACGATCAAGGAAATGAATTGTCTCGGACAGCTGAG TTGTCTTCGAATGacattgagaagttagaagaagCAAAATTAATGGCAAAGTTTCCAAATACTGGTCGCCCAATCAATGGACACTCAGCGTTCCTACAGAAGAGGCTAGCTAAAGGG caaaaatattttgattctgGGGATTATCAAAtggcaaaacaaaaatatacagcTAAACCAAAGCCAGCTGGTGTTTTGCCAACAGGTGATGCTATCCCTACGCCTGAAACTGTACCACAACGAAAAACATCTATAATCCAACAAAAATTTAATACTTCGAGTACTTCATAA
- the LOC143362316 gene encoding LOW QUALITY PROTEIN: uncharacterized protein LOC143362316 (The sequence of the model RefSeq protein was modified relative to this genomic sequence to represent the inferred CDS: inserted 3 bases in 2 codons; deleted 1 base in 1 codon; substituted 2 bases at 2 genomic stop codons), with protein sequence MEDLFDIANLITAVXIKIKPEPGVPEKSSNEILTELFSTFDAEEEVVSSENTDQQVPNANIKVEKPKKSQVKKKKAKRKHKHKDXKHKKKSKCNSSDSNSDLENNIPSQRMGIKKKRKHKKKTKRKHENNSSKSSDSDEPKAKVSKLGSSCNNAKGKGRSNDNGSETEMLTMEKEPELVNTCANSPGSPQLPPISRKIQEETEEQLIPKMLEKPKQSMQGRILIKDLKNSAVYNDRVKEIENKVKEKAARMEDGELSGSSTDNRTPTLSPSPVRSNSIRSPTLSPSLEKIVDRLLNSAKGGITARNDLRLILREKEKKRLENMDKRSDDIEESKLYIIADSEYKEKEYSYNHKTTINKESKRSHSSRSHEXRRSESRPRTSFHGSXSRGRDKRRDKSRDRRAKSRSNDRQESIKAREKRKHRSRSDERSRDKYSRERSRSRERKLVVRSTIFLFLLLFLFLFSQKYMTEIEIETYETAICKTAILYVNTCTYIFTYIYTFSRERIEIDKKKLLEIARRNPINMIKQGTLPLAQQDKAIAAIQAGGKTVDELTGKLLLYFGRNIIETYSLYPQTGTLYEARARACVERERERERERERERESVKFV encoded by the exons ATGGAAGACTTATTCGATATTGCAAATTTAATTACCGCTGT AATTAAAATTAAGCCGGAACCTGGAGTTCCAGAGAAATCATCGAATGAAATACTAACAGAGTTATTTAGTACGTTTGATGCTGAAGAAGAAGTAGTATCGTCAGAGAACACTGATCAACAAGTTCCAAATGCTAACATCAAAGTTGAAAAGCCAAAGAAATCGCAGGTTAAAAAGAAGAAGGCGAAAAGGAAACACAAGCACAAGG AAAAGCATAAGAAAAAGTCAAAATGTAATTCTTCAGACAGTAATAGCGATCTAGAAAATAATA TACCTTCTCAACGAATGGGtataaaaaagaagaggaagcataaaaagaaaacaaaacggAAACATGAAAATAATTCGAGTAAATCATCGGATTCTGACGAGCCCAAAGCCAAGGTATCCAAACTCGGTAGTTCCTGTAACAACGCAAAAGGAAAAGGTCGTTCCAACGACAATGGATCGGAGACA GAAATGTTAACGATGGAAAAGGAACCCGAATTGGTAAATACTTGCGCGAACAGTCCTGGAAGTCCTCAACTCCCACCAATTTCAAGGAAAATTCAGGAAGAAACAGAGGAGCAGCTAATACCTAAGATGCTTG AGAAGCCGAAACAATCGATGCAAGGAAGAATCTTAATTAAAGATCTAAAGAATAGCGCAGTTTATAATGATAGAGTGAAGGAGATAGAAAATAAAGTAAAGGAAAAAGCAGCACGAATGGAAGACGGAGAACTATCCGGTAGTAGTACAGACAATAGAACTCCAACTTTAAGTCCCAGCCCGGTACGAAGTAATTCGATAAGGTCACCAACGTTAAGTCCAAGTTTAGAAAAGATCGTGGATAGATTGTTAAATTCAGCAAAAGGAGGGATAACCGCGAGGAATGATTTAAGATTGATTTTgagggaaaaagaaaagaaaagactCGAGAATATGGATAAAAGATCGGACGATATAGAAGAGTCAAAGTTGTACATA ATAGCGGATAGCGAATACAAAGAGAAGGAGTACAGTTACAACCATAAGACAACAATAAATAAAGAGAGTAAACGTAGTCACAGTTCTCGCTCGCACGAGTAGAGACGGTCCGAGTCTCGACCGCGCACAAGTTTCCATGGAAGTTGAAGCAGAGGAAGAGATAAACGAAGAGACAAAAGCAGAGACAGACGTGCAAAAAGTCGAAGTAACGACAGACAGGAGTCTATTAAAGCTAGAGAAAAACGAAAGCACAGAAGCCGTAGCGATGAAAGAAGCAGAGATAAATACTCGCGAGAGAGAAGTAGGAGCAGAGAACGAAAGTTAGTAGTTAGGAGtaccatatttttatttttacttttatttttattcttattttcgCAGAAATATATgacagaaatagaaatagaaacatATGAGACAGCAATATGTAAAACTGCAATTTTATATGTTAATACGTGTACATACATATTTAcgtatatttatacattttcaaGGGAGAGGATAGAAATCGACAAGAAGAAATTATTAGAGATCGCAAGGAGAAATCCAATAAACATGATTAAACAAGGAACATTACCATTAGCGCAACAGGATAAGGCTATCGCGGCGATACAAGCTGGTGGAAAAACAGTAGACGAACTCACAGGTAAATTACTTCTGTACTTCGGTAGGAACATAATAGAAACTTATAGCTTGTACCCGCAGACTGGTACGCTATATgaggcacgcgcgcgcgcgtgtgtggagagagagagagagagagagagagagagagagagagagagagagagtgtgaagTTTGTGTAA
- the LOC143361926 gene encoding LOW QUALITY PROTEIN: protein-serine O-palmitoleoyltransferase porcupine-like (The sequence of the model RefSeq protein was modified relative to this genomic sequence to represent the inferred CDS: inserted 3 bases in 2 codons), producing the protein MPPIVWHKIRSVVMTMVIKTISIAVDKINSNDLPDIYSYMGYTFCGVTCVFGPWISLKDYVLIRHMYHQNKWWMLYAAQFMFLSFLLLTMSNCWTQWIVTDSSWKWLLAYXALSFRTSHYFISYVASTVLLIGGFPYSLATLVKLLKVEFPRSPVHVVICWNVPMHFWFKTYIFRPSIRYLGKFGAVTVVYLTSALLHGLNFQLAAVLLSLGFXTYVEFQLRSMLANIFDACITSKQCARSKCTHTCNSQNSWWVFLTNLMFSGLSVFHVAYLGLMFDTSELQETGYSYVHTIEKWYPQLGFASHWVIFATYFVYFFIR; encoded by the exons ATGCCTCCGATAGTTTGGCATAAAATACGTAGCGTTGTAATGACCATGGTAATAAAAACTATTAGCATAGCAGTAGACAAAATTAATTCAAACGATTTACCCGATATTTATAGTTACATGGGATACACTTTCTGTGGTGTCACATGCGTATTCGGTCCATGGATATCACTCAAGGATTATGTTTTGATAAGGCACATGTATCATCAg AATAAATGGTGGATGTTGTATGCGGCTCAATTTATGTTTTTATCCTTTTTGCTTTTAACTATGTCAAACTGTTGGACCCAATGGATAGTAACGGACAGCTCTTGGAA gtGGCTATTAGCTTA AGCGCTGTCTTTTCGAACGTCTCATTACTTTATTTCGTACGTAGCATCTACAGTATTATTAATAGGAGGATTTCCATATTCTCTAGCTACTCTGGTAAAACTATTGAAAGTAGAATTCCCACGGTCGCCCGTACACGTAGTTATTTGTTGGAATGTACCCATGCATTTCTGGTTCAAGACAT aTATATTTCGTCCCAGTATTAGATACTTAGGAAAGTTCGGAGCTGTAACCGTGGTGTATTTAACAAGCGCTCTTCTACACGGATTAAATTTCCAATTGGCAGCGGTTTTACTTAGTCTTGGAT TCACGTACGTAGAATTCCAGCTAAGATCTATGCTTGCAAATATTTTTGACGCGTGCATAACGTCCAAGCAATGTGCTAGAAGTAAATGTACACATACCTGTAACAGTCAGAATTCCTGGTGGGTCTTTCTAACAAACTTGATGTTTTCTGGGCTATCAGTTTTCCATGTAGCATATTTAGGTCTCATGTTTGATACATCCGAATTACAAGAAACTGGGTATAGTTACGTTCATACTATTGAAAAATGGTATCCTCAACTTGGATTTGCTAGCCATTGGGTAATTTTTGCTACATACTTTGTATACTTTTTCATTAGGTAA
- the LOC143361957 gene encoding uncharacterized protein LOC143361957, with amino-acid sequence MSGFGMDYTSEVPSSSQNDSVSSIASNPKYRENSISSEEQSLLKIVQKGIAEMTDENVIFHKEILSLLSKLNLEPESLSSDIKNGLQKVASILKFEKLSDFDKTDLKIVYERKKVEEARRQREEKQLALLYDNLYRKYTRFAAKLTDLQEAVNNIEELVEEGQKDEEDSHCNQVFLMTKLKEYKQTVEKLEVDLTEMQVEDLYPQNIVNKYDKYLEMCGELSEIDQCLSQYGDLPPNLLQAKALLDVKRKEYETLEIEFSERTNNF; translated from the exons ATGAGTGGATTCGGCATGGATTATACTAGTGAA GTGCCATCGTCTTCTCAAAATGATTCTGTCTCCAGCATAGCTTCAAATCCAAAATACCGTGAAAATAGTATTTCATCGGAAGAACAGTCGTTACTCAAAATCGTGCAGAAAGGAATCGCCGAAATGACCGACGAAAATGTTATATTTCATAAAGAGATCCTATCGTTACTATCGAAATTAAATCTGGAGCCGGAATCCTTGTCCAGCGACATCAAGAATGGATTGCAAAAAGTAGCCTCGATATTGAAGTTCGAAAAATTATCGGACTTCGACAAGACCGATCTGAAGATTGTttacgaaagaaagaaagtggAGGAAGCGAGGAGACAGCGAGAAGAAAAACAGTTGGCATTATTGTATGATaatctttacagaaaatatacTAGATTTGCAGCAAAACTTACTGATTTGCAAGAGGCCGTGAATAATATCGAAGAACTTGTAGAAGAGGGTCAGAAAGACGAAGAAGACAGTCACTGCAATCAAGTCTTTCTGATGACAAAGTTGAAAGAATATAAGCAAACTGTGGAGAAGTTGGAAGTCGATTTAACGGAAATGCAGGTCGAAGATCTTTATCCACAgaatatcgtaaataaatatgatAAATATTTAGAAATGTGCGGTGAACTCTCGGAAATCGATCAATGCCTTAGCCAATACGGGGATTTGCCACCTAACCTATTACAAGCGAAAGCATTGCTCGACGTTAAGCGAAAGGAATACGAAACATTGGAGATAGAGTTTTCTGAGAGGACGAATAATTTCTAA
- the LOC143361956 gene encoding proline-rich protein PRCC translates to MSLVAYGSSDESSDEEGNNFDTFEIVNDTPEEPLIKQTNEKLCLPAPKHDKIIEEVIENDDKIHFDKLPKPISLLAESEDIVEDDDIPPKKEDEFKPEKPIKKNRAPVKITVPSLSDFKDVDEENETRSNRIKPSTKGTMLFALLPKPKGAEVKATNSLIPSIVNKAKTNQTKTLVNKDKDTKSSIADKAATMKSSIGIDYDSNSEDEDGTTISGTDSGTDFFALSVTDTPVLSDALMDELSLKEESNKFEPSTKHNSGSSYIPTSSTKSTEAGTVSQKTLVSNIMNLPKEEILLKNKAEVGPKLPVPEQEYNVDVEGNVAFDEKAIEYLCGRRSIKRKAKEIDEASVIEINGEDIKPDEREWLVKALTEEPVQRPVSMMGGVNSQSKKKHQITYLAHQAKAMEMELKNQWAQNRMTRKQTQSKYGF, encoded by the exons ATGAGTCTGGTTGCATACGGCAGCAGCGATGAAAGCTCCGACGAAGAAGGAAACAATTTCGATACGTTCGAGATCGTTAATGACACCCCCGAGGAACCattaattaaacaaacaaatgaaAAGCTGTGTTTACCTGCGCCGAAACACGACAAAATCATAGAAGAGGTTATCGAAAACGATGACAAAATACATTTTGATAAATTACCCAAGCCAATAAGCTTATTGGCTGAATCAGAGGATATTGTAGAAGACGATGACATTCCTCCGAAAAAGGAGGATGAATTCAAACCTGAGAAGCCGATCAAAAAGAATCGTGCTCCAGTTAAAATAACAGTTCCTTCTTTATCCGAC TTCAAAGATGTCGATGAAGAAAATGAAACTAGATCGAATAGAATTAAACCTTCTACT AAAGGCACCATGCTTTTTGCACTATTGCCAAAACCAAAGGGAGCTGAGGTCAAGGCTACTAATAGTTTAATTCCTAGCattgttaataaagcaaaaaCAAATCAGACAAAAACTTTAGtaaataaagataaagataCCAAAAGTTCAATTGCAGATAAAGCTGCTACAATGAAAAGTTCCATAGGAATTGATTATGATTCAAATTCTGAAGACGAAGATGGGACCACTATTAGTGGTACAGATTCTGGTACAGACTTCTTTGCTCTATCAGTCACCGATACTCCAGTTTTATCCGATGCTTTAATGGACGAACTAAGCTTGAAGGAAGAGTCGAACAAATTTGAACCTTCGACTAAACATAATTCTGGTAGCAGCTATATACCTACCAGTTCTACCAAATCCACAGAAGCTGGTACTGTTTCTCAAAAGACATTAGTGAGTAATATCATGAACTTGCCGAAGGAAGAAATATTACTCAAAAATAAAGCAGAGGTGGGTCCAAAATTACCTGTACCTGAACAAGAGTACAACGTCGACGTAGAAGGCAATGTGGCTTTTGATGAGAAAGCTATTGAATACCTCTGTGGTAGACGAAGTATAAAGAGGAAAGCTAAAGAGATCGATGAAGCGAGTGTTATCGAAATAAATGGAGAGGATATCAAACCAGACGAACGGGAATGGCTGGTCAAGGCATTAACGGAAGAGCCTGTGCAAAGACCAGTCTCCATGATGGGTGGTGTAAACTCCCAATCTAAAAAGAAGCATCAGATTACATACTTAGCACACCAAGCTAAAGCAATGGAAATGGAGTTGAAGAATCAATGGGCACAAAACAGGATGACCAGGAAACAAACACAATCGAAATATGGATTTTAA
- the Nacalpha gene encoding nascent polypeptide associated complex protein alpha subunit yields MPELTELDKAMSSEPTKVEAAAAGSGTDSDSDDTVPELDDARAGGTVGFPGTTVTGLPLDMVSKAKQSRGEKKARKLMSKLGLKPVQGVNRVTIRKSKNILFVINKPDVLKNPASDTYIVFGEAKIEDLSQQAQVAAAEKFKEPPVIPATEAGGSTTVVAPIQEESEEEVDETGVEEKDIDLVVCQANVSRGKAIKALKNNQNDIVNAIMELTM; encoded by the exons ATGCCAGAACTAACTGAACTCGACAAAGCCATGAGCTCTGAGCCTACCAAGGTAGAAGCAGCAGCGGCAGGATCTGGAACCGATTCGGACTCTGACGATACCGTGCCAGAATTGGACGATGCGCGTGCAGGGGGTACTGTTGGTTTTCCAGGAACGACCGTTACTGGTCTTCCCCTTGACATGGTTTCCAAGGCTAAACAGAGTCGTGGAGAGAAGAAGGCCAGGAAGCTCATGAGCAAATTAGGATTGAAACCT gtgcaaggggttaacagaGTAACTATTCGTAAATCAAAGAATATTTTGTTTGTAATCAATAAGCCAGATGTGCTGAAGAACCCTGCCTCTGATACATACATTGTATTTGGGGAAGCCAAG ATCGAGGATCTGAGTCAGCAGGCTCAAGTAGCAGCTGCCGAGAAATTCAAGGAACCGCCAGTTATTCCAGCTACTGAAGCTGGTGGCAGTACTACT GTTGTTGCACCCATACAAGAGGAATCAGAAGAAGAGGTAGATGAGACAGGAGTTGAAGAAAAGGACATTGACTTGGTAGTGTGTCAAGCCAACGTGTCACGAGGGAAAGCTATTAAAGCTCTAAAAAATAATCAGAACGACATTGTTAATGCTATTATG GAATTGACAATGTGA